CCGCCGAGGACAGCGTCTCGATGTGCTTCCGCACCGGGACGGGTGCGCACGGCATCGCGCAATGGAGCTTCTGCGCGTTCCGCCGCCAGGATGAGATCGAGATCACCGGCGACCGTGGGCAGCTGCGCTTTGCCACCTTCGAGGACGTTCCGGTGGAGCTGGAAACCGAAGCCGGCGTGCAGAGGTTCGACATCCCCAACCCGCCGTCGATCCAGCAACCGTTGATCGCCTCCCTCGTGGACGAACTGTGCGGCAACGGGCGCTCGCCCTCGAACGGCATCAGTGCCGCCCGCACCAGTGCGGTGATCGACCAGGTGCTGCAGGCCTATCGCACGCGGCAATCGCGCTGACCGCACAGGAAAAAGGCCGCCTTGCGGCGGCCTTTTCCGTATCGGGCGTTACAGGATGTAGCGGCTCAGGTCCGGGTCCTGCACCAGCTCGCCCAGATGTGCATCGACGTAGGCGCTGTCGATGGCCAGGGTTTCGCCATCGCGGTCCGGTGCCTCGTAGCTGAGCGAATCCAGCAGGCGTTCCAGCACGGTGTGCAGGCGGCGGGCACCGATGTTCTCCTGGCGCTCGTTCACCTGGAAGGCGATCTCGGCCAGGCGGTCGATGGCATCGGCGGTGAAGCTGACCTTGACGCCTTCGGTGGCCAGCAGCGCTTCGTACTGCTTGGTCAGCGCGGCCTTCGGCTCGGTCAGGATGCGCACGAAGTCATTCTTGCTCAGCGCACCCAGTTCCACGCGGATCGGGAAACGACCCTGCAGCTCCGGAATCAGATCGCTGGGCTTGGCAAGGTGGAACGCGCCCGACGCGATGAACAGGATGTGGTCGGTCTTGATCGTGCCGTACTTGGTGGACACGTTGGAGCCTTCCACCAGTGGCAGCAGGTCGCGCTGCACGCCTTCGCGGGAGACATCGCCACCGCCCACGTTGTCACCACGCTTGGCGACCTTGTCGATCTCGTCGATGAAGACGATGCCGTGCTGCTCGCAGGCCTCGATCGCCGCCGTGCGGATATCGTCCTCGTTGACCAGCTTGCCGGCCTCTTCTTCCACCAGCAGCGGACGCGCGGCCTTGATGGTCAGCGTGCGCTTGTGCGCCTTGGCGCCGCCGCCGAGGTTGGCGAACATCGACTTCAGCTGCTGGCCCATTTCCTCCATGCCCGGCGGGGTCATGATGTCCATGCTGACGTTGGCAGCCAGGTCGAGCTCGATCTCACGCTCGTCCAGCTCACCATTGCGCAGCATCTTGCGGAACTTGATGCGGGTCTCGTTGTCCTGCGCCGACGGTTCGTTGCGCGCCACTTCCGGATC
The sequence above is a segment of the Stenotrophomonas maltophilia genome. Coding sequences within it:
- the hslU gene encoding ATP-dependent protease ATPase subunit HslU, coding for MSKIEVSSATMTPREIVQELDRHIVGQHDAKRAVAIALRNRWRRMQLVPELRNEVMPKNILMIGPTGVGKTEIARRLATLANAPFVKVEATRFTEVGYVGKDVEQIIRDLADTAVKLYREQAKVRVRTQAEERAEDRILDALLPRRSGGIGFDPEVARNEPSAQDNETRIKFRKMLRNGELDEREIELDLAANVSMDIMTPPGMEEMGQQLKSMFANLGGGAKAHKRTLTIKAARPLLVEEEAGKLVNEDDIRTAAIEACEQHGIVFIDEIDKVAKRGDNVGGGDVSREGVQRDLLPLVEGSNVSTKYGTIKTDHILFIASGAFHLAKPSDLIPELQGRFPIRVELGALSKNDFVRILTEPKAALTKQYEALLATEGVKVSFTADAIDRLAEIAFQVNERQENIGARRLHTVLERLLDSLSYEAPDRDGETLAIDSAYVDAHLGELVQDPDLSRYIL